One stretch of Zingiber officinale cultivar Zhangliang chromosome 6B, Zo_v1.1, whole genome shotgun sequence DNA includes these proteins:
- the LOC121992994 gene encoding protein WEAK CHLOROPLAST MOVEMENT UNDER BLUE LIGHT 1-like, with product MDNPSETLSNEANLSRESPLTMDSPSVVLPNSGLPNISHHEENVVKDQYQEETTSNKQQESAIENSEQFSDVSLFGQYTVTEETDGTNHQRGMNLKDSANQVPNQLQEGESVELVDAHIIPDLIASNDSRDIEGRLDTLPNELNLPNENGRIQKKAATELASFVKPVKNFNVKPNRGIVDTTAPFESVKEAVTKFGGIVDWKAHKQNTLEKRKLVQLELERILAEIPDCRNQSEAAEESKMQVLKELGRTNRIIEELMLNLEKAQTEEAQAKQDSELAQLRAKEMEQGIASDSSIAAKAQLEVAKARYEAAVAELKTVKAELETLLGEYISLVNERDFTIKKTEDATSSLKEIEKIAEELMFNLITSKESLESAHAAHLEAEEHRIGASLSREQDNLAWEKELMDAEGEVKQLNHHFSLTKDLKSKLETASTLLVDLKAELASYMESKLNKESEISDNKLSDDLEETKKTQDSVHLLALLKKELEEVKASIVKAKEEVDCLRVAVPSLQSKLDKERSSIINLQQREGMASIAVSSLESELDRTKQDLEVVHLNEKTTRRKMVELPKLLQQAAQEADEAKTAAQIAQEELRKFKDEADQAKASASTKGIKLLAALKEIEAAKASERLAFAAIKTLQESQQVASICAGDSPNTVTIPLDEYFNLSKRAHDAEELAHERVTAAITQIEVSKQSEQKNLERLNEALREMELQKEGLTAATEKSEKAKEGKLDAEQELRKWRAEHERRRRASNEAKGGVDPQRITPKLLEQPSELRSFTKSEKGVGFVSMADSKQYISEGNSNTGVLEVKTRKSKKSLVPTLASLLGQKKPQPIQ from the exons ATGGATAATCCATCAGAAACTCTATCTAATGAAGCAAATCTGTCTAGAGAATCTCCTCTCACCATGGACAGTCCATCAGTAGTTCTCCCTAACAGCGGACTTCCAAATATCTCACATCATGAAGAAAATGTTGTCAAAGATCAATATCAAGAGGAAACAACAAGTAATAAGCAGCAGGAATCTGCGATCGAGAATTCTGAGCAATTTTCTGATGTCTCATTATTTGGACAATACACAGTCACAGAAGAGACAGATGGAACAAATCACCAGAGGGGAATGAATTTGAAGGATTCTGCAAATCAGGTTCCAAACCAACTTCAAGAAGGTGAATCTGTTGAACTAGTTGATGCTCATATAATTCCTGATTTGATTGCCTCCAATGACAGTAGAGATATTGAAGGGAGATTGGATACTTTGCCCAACGAGCTCAATCTGCCTAATGAAAATGGCAGAATACAAAAGAAGGCAGCAACAGAATTAGCTTCATTTGTTAAACCTGTAAAAAATTTCAATGTAAAACCAAACAGAGGCATTGTTGACACTACTGCACCTTTTGAATCTGTCAAGGAGGCAGTCACCAAGTTTGGAGGAATTGTTGATTGGAAAGCTCACAAGCAAAATACTTTAGAG AAACGTAAGCTAGTCCAGTTGGAACTTGAGAGGATCCTAGCAGAAATTCCTGATTGCAGAAATCAATCTGAAGCAGCAGAGGAGAGTAAAATGCAGGTGCTCAAGGAACTGGGTCGAACCAATAGGATCATAGAAGAGTTGATGCTGAACCTTGAGAAAGCCCAAACTGAAGAAGCTCAGGCAAAGCAGGACTCGGAGTTGGCTCAACTAAGggccaaagaaatggagcaaGGAATTGCAAGTGATTCTAGTATTGCTGCTAAAGCACAACTTGAGGTTGCTAAAGCGAGGTATGAAGCAGCAGTTGCAGAACTGAAGACAGTAAAAGCTGAGTTGGAAACTTTGCTAGGAGAGTATATCTCCTTGGTTAATGAAAGAGATTTCACAATTAAAAAAACTGAAGATGCTACTTCTTCTCTGAAGGAGATTGAGAAGATAGCCGAGGAACTGATGTTCAATCTCATCACATCAAAGGAATCACTAGAGTCAGCCCATGCTGCCCATCTAGAAGCAGAAGAACATAGGATTGGTGCATCCTTGTCAAGAGAGCAAGATAATCTTGCATGGGAAAAGGAACTAATGGATGCTGAGGGAGAGGTGAAGCAACTTAATCATCATTTTTCATTGACAAAAGATCTGAAATCGAAACTAGAGACTGCATCTACCTTATTGGTCGATCTCAAGGCTGAACTAGCATCTTATATGGAATcaaagttaaataaggaatctgAGATTTCTGACAACAAACTGTCAGATGATTTAGAAGagacaaagaaaacacaagactCTGTTCATTTATTAGCTTTGCTAAAAAAAGAACTTGAGGAAGTAAAAGCTAGTATTGtgaaagccaaagaagaggttgATTGTCTGAGAGTTGCAGTTCCATCCCTCCAATCTAAGCTGGACAAAGAAAGGTCATCCATCATTAATCTGCAACAGAGAGAAGGGATGGCATCAATAGCAGTTTCTTCTCTTGAATCTGAGCTTGATAGGACCAAACAAGATCTGGAAGTGGTTCATTTGAATGAAAAAACAACCAGAAGAAAGATGGTAGAACTGCCTAAATTGTTGCAACAGGCAGCTCAGGAAGCAGATGAAGCCAAGACTGCTGCTCAGATAGCACAAGAAGAACTAAGGAAGTTCAAAGATGAAGCAGATCAAGCAAAAGCAAGTGCGAGCACAAAAGGTATCAAATTGCTTGCAGCTTTGAAGGAAATTGAAGCAGCTAAAGCATCAGAGAGGCTGGCATTTGCAGCAATTAAAACCCTGCAAGAGAGTCAGCAAGTTGCGAGCATCTGTGCAGGTGATTCTCCTAACACTGTGACTATTCCGTTGGATGAGTACTTCAATCTCAGCAAGAGAGCTCATGACGCTGAAGAGCTTGCCCATGAGAGAGTAACAGCTGCAATTACACAGATTGAGGTGTCTAAGCAATCTGAgcagaagaacttagagaggctGAATGAGGCACTTAGAGAGATGGAATTACAGAAAGAAGGACTTACTGCTGCAACAGAGAAATCTGAGAAGGCAAAGGAAGGAAAATTGGATGCTGAACAAGAGTTGAGGAAATGGAGAGCTGAACACGAGCGTCGTAGAAGAGCTAGTAATGAAGCTAAGGGAGGAGTAGACCCTCAAAGGATCACGCCTAAGCTTCTCGAGCAGCCCAGTGAATTACGAAGCTTTACCAAGAGTGAAAAAGGTGTCGGTTTCGTTTCGATGGCTGATTCAAAGCAATACATATCAGAAGGCAATTCAAATACTGGTGTACTAGAAGTGAAGACAAGGAAAAGTAAGAAATCATTGGTACCAACGTTAGCTTCGCTCTTAGGCCAGAAAAAACCTCAACCAATTCAGTAA